DNA sequence from the Ramlibacter agri genome:
GCAACAGGCGTTCCGATTCGGCCAGGAGCCCGGCCATCCGGATGTCGGCTTCGATGGCGCCGAGGCCGCGCAGCGCCCTTTCGTTGGCTGGATTGACCTTCTGGGCCTTGTGATACAGGGCGGCGGCTTCGTCGAGCTGGCCATTGGCGCGCGCTTCGTCGCCCTGGTGCGCCAGGGCGGCGGAATAGGTGTTCACTTCGTTCAGCAGGTCGACGCGGTAGGACGCGTTCCCCGGGTTGAGCCGCGCGGCTTCCTGCAGCTTCAGCAGTGCCGCATCGTGGTCGCCCCGGTTCAACAAGTCCATCGCGTCCTGGTGCACCTGCTGCCCGGCGCAACCGGCCACCAGGAGCGCCACGGCGCTCGCCAGCACCCCAAGACCGCGTCGTCCGTTGTTCATTTCGCCGCCCCCGAGACATCGATGGTTTGCTTCATGCTCAATGGCAGGTAGGTGATGACGACCTGGTTCGCGTCGAACGAGTCCACGCGGTAGGTGTTGTTCTCGAGCAGTTCGCCTTTGGAGACGACGAGCAGGGCGTCGCCTTTGGCGAGGAAGGCCTGCGGCTTGCCCATGCCGTTTTCGACCATGCCGATGAAGGTGAAGGGAAGCGGCGGCGCGGTCGGAGCGACCGGAGCGGGCGGCGGTGGTGGCGGAGGCGGAGCGGGCGGCGGCGGCGGCGGCAGCCAGTCGAGGCGGCTGAAGGCCTGCCCTTCGGCCGAGGGCACGGCTCGTGACGCCGCAGCCGCGGGTCCGTTCGCAGCCGCGGGCTCCGCTGCCGAGGCCGCGGGTCGCGGCGGTGCGGGGATCGGCGCGCTGGCGGGCGCTGCCGGCAGGCCGACTTCTTCCGCGGCGACGGCATCCTTCTCCGCGCGCGACCATTCCGCCGCGACGTAGAAGGTGACCAGTCCGGCGCCCCCGAGGGCCAGTGTGCGCAGCATCAGCCGGTTCGACGCGCCCATCTCACCGGCTCCGGTAGACGAGGGTGAAGCGGACCACCGCATCGAGCACCTCGCCCTGCGCGCTGTCGCGACTGAGGCGCAGTTCGTCCAGCGAGGCGTGCGGCAATTCCAGCAGCACGTTGGCGGCGAACGCCTTCACCGGCGCGTATTCCGCATGCACGGGCAGGGTGACGACGTAAGTGACGAACGGCGAACCCGGCTCCGCCTTCAGCTGATAGTCGCCTTTCGGAAGATCGAGCCTGTTGCGCCCGGCGCTCGCGTAGATCGCGCCGAGATCGGCGGCCATCTGGGTCGGCAGGGGAAAGCCCTCGATGTACTGCGCCAGCCGCTCCTCGCCGCTGGGCTCGCGCAACGGGACCGCGCCATGGGTGCGCAGCCTGGCCGTGCGATCGGACACTTCGGCCTGCGTGCGCTGGAGCTCGCGGTGCAGGCGAGGCAGCCAGAGCGCTACGCCCAGTGCCACCAGCAGGAGCAGCAGGGCCGCCGGCCCGGAGTAGCCGATGGCGCGGACCGCGCGCCGCCAGAAGCGAGACAGGAGCGGCTTCACAAGGGCGCTCCCCATCCTGCCTGCACCTGGAAGCGGATGGGCCGCCCCGGCGTCTGCGCTTGCACCTGGTGGGAGACGAGGACGACCGACACCAGCCGCGGGTCCTTCTGCAATGCAGCCAGGTAGGCGAGCATGGCGTCCAGGTCGCGTGCCTCGGCGGTCAGGCGGAACGATTGCTTCGCAGTCGTCGGTTCGGCCGCCAGAAGCGCCACCGACTGCTGCGGCGCCGACTCGATCGCCCCCAGCAGGTCGGGCCACGGCGCGGCGAGGCTCCTGGACACCTGCTGCGTCGACTTCACCTTGGCCAGGTAGGCGGGGTCGGGCTTGCCCGCGGCCGGCCGTGGCCGGGCCGCGTCGCGCTGGCGGCCGTCCAGGTGGGCCAGGGCCTGCAATTGATGGCGGCGTTCCGACAAGGCGAAGCCAAGCGTCGTCAATTGAACGGCGAGGACGGCGATGGCGCAGGCCAGCATCGCCCACCCGAGGCGCGAGCGCGGACGCGCTCCGGGCGCGAACTCCAGGCGGAGCGGCGGCGCCTTCATGCGGGCACCTCGGCGGGCTCGATCACGGTCCATCGAGACGGCGCCGCCTGGGCATCGACGTCTGCGCTGACGACCATGCAGGCGAGGGCATCGGTCGCCTCCACGCCAAGGCTGGCGAGCAGCCGATCGGCCCGCTCGTCCAGCAGCGTGAGGGCGCCGGCTGGCTTGTCGTCATCCTGCCAGGGGCCGGTGCTGACCGCGCACAAGGCGCGCTCGACCACGCACGAAACCACGGCATGCGCGCCGGACGTGCTCGCGAAGACCGCAGTCGGTGCCACGACGCCGCGTGCATAGGTGTTCCAGCGCCGGGCGAAGGTGGGCTGCACGCTGGCGAGGCGAGCGCCGCGAAGGTTCGCTGCCTCTGCGAGGGCGGTGACCAATTCGCGCGGCAAGGCGGCGATGACGAGATGGCGTTCACCGGGCTGCAGGCTCCAGCGCACCTCGTAGTCGTCGACTGCATGGCCAAGCAGTTCCCCCATGCAGGCGAGCGCGATCGCCTGCAACTGGCGACCACCCAGGGCTGCGAAGTCGCCTTCGGCAACATCGAACTGGACCAGCGGATCGGCGACCTCGACGACCAGCCGCGCGCCGCGCAATGGCGAGGCCAGTTCGAGTTCGTCCAGCACGGCGTTCAGCGCGTCGGCGTCGAGAGTTGCGGAATTGCCTTCGCCGGCGGGCGTGAGTGGCAGCTTGTCGGCAGACGCCGCCGACGCCTGGATGTGCCGCGGCCGCGGCCAGCCGGTCGACAGCGTGGCGACGATGCCCTCCGGCGCTACCTGCAGCAGCAGCGATCTATTCCACGGGAGTGACACGATTGATCTCCTCCAGGGTGGTGCTGCCGTCGCAGGCCAGGTTGACCGCAGCGTCTCGCAGGCTCGTGAAACCGCCGCTGCGCGCCGACTGGCGGATCTGCGAGAGCGGCGCGCGTCCCACCAGCTGGTCGCGCAGGATGTCGTTCATGGGCAGCGTCTCGGCGATCGCGCGGCGGCCGCGGTAGCCGGTCCCGCGGCATTGCGCGCAGCCCAATCCGCGCTTGAAGCGCGCGGCGTCTCGCCTCGCCGCGTCGATGCCGCTGCGCCGCAACAGTTCGGCCGGCGGATCCGTCGCTTCGGCGCAGTGGGTGCAACTCATTCGCACGAGCCGCTGCGCGACCACGCCGTTGAGCGCCGCCACGAGGCTGTACGTGTCGACCCCCATGTTGGCAAAGCGGCCGATCACGTCGAACACGTTGTTGGCGTGAACCGTCGTGAACACCTGGTGGCCGGTGAGCGCGGCCTGCACGGCGATGTGTGCCGTCTCCGCGTCGCGGATCTCGCCGACCATGATCTTGTCCGGGTCGTGGCGCAGGATCGAGCGCAGGCCGCGCACGAAGGTCAGCCCCTTCTTCTCGTTGACCGGGATCTGCAGCACGCCGGGCAACTGGTACTCGATCGGGTCTTCGATGGTCACGATCTTGTCGAGCCCCGTGTTGATCTCGGAAAGCGCGGCATAGAGCGTGGTCGTCTTCCCGCTGCCGGTCGGGCCGGTGACCAGCAGGAGGCCATAAGGCATCTGCGCGGCCTCGCGAATGAAGCTCAGTACCGGCGCGTCGAAGCCGAGCGTGTCCAGGGTCAGCGCCTTGAACTGGCCGGTCAGGTGCTTGCGATCGAGCACGCGCAGGACGGCGTCTTCGCCGAACAGGTTGGGCATGATCGAGACACGGAAGTCGATCTCCCGGTTGTCGACGACGACCTGGAAGCGGCCGTCCTGCGGGATCCGGCGCTCGGCGATGTCCAGCTCGGAGACGACCTTGATCCGCGAGATCGCCTGGTGCGCGGTCTCGAGGTCGTCGATTTCCTTGACGACCTCGAGCACGCCGTCGAGGCGGTACTTGATGACCATGCCGTCAGGCTGCGTCTCGAGGTGGATGTCGCTGGCGCCGGTCCGCAGGGCGTCGTACAGCGTGGAGTCGACCAGGCGGACGATCGGGCTTTCGGTCGCGTCGATGTTGGCGATCGTGATCGAATTCCCGGCCTCGGTGAGCGCGGCGCGTCCTTGCTGCAGGCGCACCGCGTCCATCGCGCGCACGCTCTTTTCGGCGGTGACGAGGAAGGCGAGCAGGTCGGCTCGCGTCGTCAAGGCGAAGTCGGCGCTGCGGCCCCGCGTGCGGATTTCGATCCAGCGGCGCAAGCGCGCGTCGGTCGGATCGGCGACGACGACGGTCAGGCGGCCATCGGCCAGCGCGCCGACCAGGCAGCCGCGGCGCTTGCAGTCGGCGAAGGAGGCGAGGCCGAAGTCCGGCTTCAGCAGCCGCAACTCGGTCATGCCCAGGGGGCGAAGGCCGAAGTGGCGGGCGGCGGCCGGCAGCAGTTCTTCCTCGCTCGTGCCGACCTGCTCGGCGAGCCATTCGAGCACCGGCCGGGAGCCGGCCGATCGCCGCGCTTCGCGCACCAGGGCGGCGTCGAAGGCCGGCGTCGCCGGGCCTGGATCCTGGTCCAAGGTCATCGTGCTCATTGCAGGCTCGATGCAAGGTCGAAGATCGGCAGGTACATCAGGACCACGATCGCGCCGATGACGAGGCCGATGACGATCATGAGAATCGGTTCGAACAGCCGGCTCGTCAGTTCGACCGATCGTTGCAGGCTGGATTCGTTGAACTGCGCGATGCGCTCCAGGATCTCGGCGAGCGCGCCGGTCCGCTCGGCGACGGCGAGCATGCTGCCGGCCACCGGATCGGCGAAGCCGGCGTCGTTCAGGGCGCTGCTCAGGCCACGCCCTTCCTGGATCATCCGCAGCGCTGTGTCCAGGCGCGCCGCGTCAGCGTCGCCAAGCAGGCTGGACGAGAGCTTCAAGGCGCGCGGTGCGGGGATGCCGCCGCGCACCAGCATTCCGGTCGTCCGATAGAGCTGGGCATGGCGGAACTTGCGGACCGTGCTGCCGACGAAGGGCAGTGCGTCGATCCACCGTGCCTTGGCGCCATCGCGCAGGACCCGGCGAACCGTGCTCACGACAGCGATCGCCAGGACCAGTGCGCCGGCGCCCAGTTCCCAGGCATGGGCGGCCGCGAAACGCCCCCAGGACATCATCAGCTGCGAGGTCCAGGGCAATTCCTTCCGGGTGCTCTCGATGAGGACCGCGAACTTGGGGACGACCACCCCCAGCAGGAGCGCGACCACGAGCAGGCCGATGCCGAGCAGCAGGGCTGGATAGATGGTCGCGCCCACCACCTTGTCGCGCAAGGTGCGCACGCTTTGCTGGTGTTCGGCATAGCGGCGCAGCGACAGGCCGAGGTCGCCCGTCTGCTCGCTCGCGCTGACGGTGGCGATCATCAGCGGGGGATAGCGCCCCGGATGCTTGGCCAGCGCGCCGGAGAGCGGCAGGCCTTCGCCCACGTCCTGGATCAGGTCGAGCACCATCGCCCTGCGTGCCGCGACTCCTTCCTTGGCGGCCAGCGTGCGCAGTGCTTCGAGCACGGACAGTCCCGCCGAGAGCAGCGACGCGAGCTCGTACGAAAAAGTGGTGATGTCGAGGCCGCGGCGGGCTTGCGCCGAATTGCGGGCGTGCCGCCTCGAGATCGACGCGCGGGGCGTGCACGCCAGGACCTGGAAGCCATCGCGCACCGCGTGGCTGCGCGCGTCGGCGGCGTCCGCCGCGGAGAAGGCAAGCGTCTGGATCGCGCCTGCGGCCGACCGGACGACGAGCTCGAAAGTGATGGCCATGCGTGCCTTCCCCTCACGGGCCCCACGAGGTGACGTCTTGCGCTTCGCCGGTGCCGCCGGGCTGGCCGTCGGAGCCGAGCGAGCTCAGGTCGTAGTCGCCGTGATCGCCCGGAGCCTTGTAGACATAGGCATTGCCCCAGGGATCGGGGGGAACCGCCTTCTTCAGGTAAGGGCCGGCCCATTTCTCCAGATTCGGAGGCTTGGTGTTCAACGCGGCGAGCCCCATCTCGGTGGTGGGGTAGGCCCCGACGTCGAGGCGGTACTGGTCGAGGGCCTTGCCCAGCGAGTCGATCTGCGCCTTGGCAATCTTGGTGTTGGACTTGCTGACTTGGTCGAAGTAGCGGGGCGCGACCAACCCCGCGAGCAGGCCGATGATGACGATGACGACCAGCAGTTCGAGCAGCGTGAAGCCACGGGATCGTGGCGCTGCCCGCAAGTCCATCGGAGTGTGGGTTGTCCCTCTCGAAGGTGGTATCGGTCGCATGGCGGCAAGTGTGCGTACCCGTCTTAAGAAACCCTTAAAGAGAGGACCTTCCCCGCGTTAAGAACGCGTTAAGAGCGCGTTGAAAGTAGGAGCCACCCCACGCAAACGGGGGGGCGAACCGGCGTTGGATCGGGTGGTGCGCACTTGACATGCAGGCGATGCGTGACACGCTTGCTCGCTCGAATGCACAGGCGATCACTGACGTGCGGCGCTGGCTTTTTTCCTGTTCCATCCTTGCGCTCGCCGCGCCTTGCGGCGCGCAGATCTATGCAAGCAACCCGGATCCGCAAGGGTCCCTGGTCCTGTCGAATTTCGCATCGGAAGCCACGCCCAATCTCGTCGTCAGGCCAGGCGATGCCTCGCCCGCACAAGGCGGAAAAGAAGGGGCAGCGGGCCGGGATTCCAGCCTGCTGCGGGCCGTTCGCCTGCGGGCCCAGATCGACGAGGTGGTCAAGGCGGTTGCGAGCGACGTCGGCGTCCCGGCCGTATTGCTGCACGCCGTCATCCAGGCCGAGTCGAGCTACGAGCAGGGCGCGGTTTCGCCCAAGGGTGCCATCGGGCTGATGCAGGTGATGCCGGAGACCGCCAGGCGCTTCGGGGTCGCCGACCTGAATGACATCCGGAGCAATGTCCTCGCAGGCGCGACCTACCTCAAATGGCTGATGGACTATTTCGATGGCCGGCTGGAGCTGGCGCTTGCCGGCTACAACGCGGGCGAGCAGGCCGTGGTCAGGGCCGGGCGGCAGGTCCCGGCCTACCCCGAGACCCGGGCCTATGTCAGGCGGGTTCTGAAGAACCTTCCGCCGGGCTTCGCCGCGACATCATGATCGGCTGCGCTTCGGAGGCGAGCTGGTAGCCGACCCCCCGGATCGTGTGAATGAGCGGGGTGCCGAGCTTGCGGCGCAGTCCATGGATGTAGACCTCCACGGTGTTGCTGGCGACTTCCTCGTTCCAGCCGTATACCGACTCCTCGATCTGCGAGCGTGTGAGAACCTGGTTCTTGCGGCGGATGAAGAGCTCCAGGATCGAGTACTCACGACGCGTGAGGGCCACCGGCTTGCCGTCCACCGTGACTGCGTGAGTCAGGGGAGAGAGCTTGATGCCGGCGAAGCTGGTGGCGCCGTCGTCGGGCTCGTGGGGGGGCAGCCGGCGCGTCGTGGCGGTGATCCGGGCGGCGAGGTCCCTGAGCGTGTAGGGCCGCCTGAGGTAGTCGTCGGCTCCGAGTTCCAGCAGCTCCAGCGGTTCACACCAGCTGCTCATGGCGATGGTGACGAGAACGGCAAGACGGCGTGACTGCCGCCTCAGGCGCGCCAGGAGGGCGACCGGGTCGTCCCCTGGCAGGTTCGTGCTCAGGACGACCGCCTCGTAGCAGTGGTCCTCCACCGCGTCGATCATCTGCCGGCCCGAGCAGACCTGGTCGACCGCGAGACCGCTGCGGCGAAGGTACTCCTGGGCCGCTGTCGCCAGCTGCGTATCGGCCTCTACCAGCAGGAGTCTCACGGTGCGAGCCCTCCAGTGGAAGTGGCCTGCGCCTTTGCGATGCTGGCGCTTGACGTGAAGGCACGGGAAAATCGACCGGCGTGCCCTGTGCGGGGCCGGGTGAGAGAAATGCGTCCCACATTCCCTCCTGCGAAACCGTTACTGGATACGGTGCTTTACTTTTGTTCTTGAACTCCCAATCCAGTGGTCCCAACCTGTAATAGGTCTAGTAACTCAAGATTGATCCTGCGTAAAGTTGATGTCAAGAGGGGTGGGATGGCCAAACCGCGCGTTCTGTTCCCTTCCGTCGGAACGAGCGTGCGTGAGCACCTCGGAGTATTCGCGAACGATCAAAAACTTAGGACGATCTGCTTCCATGGAATCGCACTACGGGTCGTTTCTCCAGTTGCTGCCTGTTTCAACTGCCGTTCTCGAAGACTCCATCGCGAAGCTCGGAGAGACCGTTGCTGGAGCCGAGGCGGCGCTCGTGCTGCGCGCCACCGAGAAGCGCAGGCGCGAGTTCGCAGCGGGCCGCCTGCTCGCGCATCGAGCCTTGGCCGCACTGGACCCGGGACACGGGTCCATCGGAGCAGACGGGGATGGGGTGCCAGCGTGGCCGCCGGCCACGACCGGTTGCATCACCCATGGAGCGGGCCGGGTGGCCGTTGCGGTTGCGTCGCGAGGCGATGTGCGAGGCATCGGCATCGACATGGAAGCGGTCGGCCGCTTCCACAGGGGACTGGAGCCGCTGGTGCTTTCCGGTCGCGAGAGGGGGCAGGTCGAGGCCGTGAGCCATGACGCGCGCCAGGCCCGCGCCGCCGTCCTGTTCTGCGCGAAGGAAGCGTGGTTCAAGTGCCAGTTCCCGTTGCTGCGGCGGCGGCTAGGCTTCGCCGATGCGGACGTCGCGGTCAACTGGGAATCCGGGCGCTTCGTGATCCGCCCGCCCGGCGCGGTGGATTCGCGCGGCGAAGTCGCAGGCTGCAGTTCCGTGCACGAAGGCATTGCCCGGGCGGCGATCGTGCTGGCCACCGGCCCCGCTACGGAAGCGCTCCTGCAGGCATGGCGCCTGCCAGGCGCGGCCTGAACTCCGCGAAGAACGCAGCGGCGTGGCTGCGGAAGAAGAAGTGGCCGCCCGGAAGCAGCACGGTCTCGCAAGGGGCGGTGGTTTCTTCGGCCCAGCCCGCGAGGAGAGCAGGCGGAACCGCCGTGTCCTCCCTGCCTCCGAAGACGGTGATGCCGCACGAGAGCGGCTCGCGCGCGGCATGGCGGTACGCCTCGACCAGCGTGAAGTCGGCGCGGAGCAGGCGCGTGAGATAGCTCCGCATCCCCGCGTCCGCCAGCAGCGCCGCGGGCAGTGCATCGTGGCGGCTGCGCACGCCGTCGAGAAAGGCCGCGTCCGGCAGCTGGTAGATCGGCTCCTGCGAATGCGGCAGGCGCGGGGCGCGCTGCGCGCCCACGAACAGGTGCAGTGGCCGCGGTGCGCCTTGCCTGGCG
Encoded proteins:
- a CDS encoding GspE/PulE family protein, whose amino-acid sequence is MTLDQDPGPATPAFDAALVREARRSAGSRPVLEWLAEQVGTSEEELLPAAARHFGLRPLGMTELRLLKPDFGLASFADCKRRGCLVGALADGRLTVVVADPTDARLRRWIEIRTRGRSADFALTTRADLLAFLVTAEKSVRAMDAVRLQQGRAALTEAGNSITIANIDATESPIVRLVDSTLYDALRTGASDIHLETQPDGMVIKYRLDGVLEVVKEIDDLETAHQAISRIKVVSELDIAERRIPQDGRFQVVVDNREIDFRVSIMPNLFGEDAVLRVLDRKHLTGQFKALTLDTLGFDAPVLSFIREAAQMPYGLLLVTGPTGSGKTTTLYAALSEINTGLDKIVTIEDPIEYQLPGVLQIPVNEKKGLTFVRGLRSILRHDPDKIMVGEIRDAETAHIAVQAALTGHQVFTTVHANNVFDVIGRFANMGVDTYSLVAALNGVVAQRLVRMSCTHCAEATDPPAELLRRSGIDAARRDAARFKRGLGCAQCRGTGYRGRRAIAETLPMNDILRDQLVGRAPLSQIRQSARSGGFTSLRDAAVNLACDGSTTLEEINRVTPVE
- a CDS encoding type II secretion system F family protein; this encodes MAITFELVVRSAAGAIQTLAFSAADAADARSHAVRDGFQVLACTPRASISRRHARNSAQARRGLDITTFSYELASLLSAGLSVLEALRTLAAKEGVAARRAMVLDLIQDVGEGLPLSGALAKHPGRYPPLMIATVSASEQTGDLGLSLRRYAEHQQSVRTLRDKVVGATIYPALLLGIGLLVVALLLGVVVPKFAVLIESTRKELPWTSQLMMSWGRFAAAHAWELGAGALVLAIAVVSTVRRVLRDGAKARWIDALPFVGSTVRKFRHAQLYRTTGMLVRGGIPAPRALKLSSSLLGDADAARLDTALRMIQEGRGLSSALNDAGFADPVAGSMLAVAERTGALAEILERIAQFNESSLQRSVELTSRLFEPILMIVIGLVIGAIVVLMYLPIFDLASSLQ
- a CDS encoding lytic transglycosylase domain-containing protein is translated as MRDTLARSNAQAITDVRRWLFSCSILALAAPCGAQIYASNPDPQGSLVLSNFASEATPNLVVRPGDASPAQGGKEGAAGRDSSLLRAVRLRAQIDEVVKAVASDVGVPAVLLHAVIQAESSYEQGAVSPKGAIGLMQVMPETARRFGVADLNDIRSNVLAGATYLKWLMDYFDGRLELALAGYNAGEQAVVRAGRQVPAYPETRAYVRRVLKNLPPGFAATS
- a CDS encoding alpha/beta fold hydrolase gives rise to the protein MSVRIFTSQPGAGPPRLRVLCFAHAGAGAAIFRTWPEHLPAGIELACPSLPGRDARAMEAPLSDMQALVADVAGTVLPLLDLPYCLYGHSLGAFVAFDLAHELARQGAPRPLHLFVGAQRAPRLPHSQEPIYQLPDAAFLDGVRSRHDALPAALLADAGMRSYLTRLLRADFTLVEAYRHAAREPLSCGITVFGGREDTAVPPALLAGWAEETTAPCETVLLPGGHFFFRSHAAAFFAEFRPRLAGAMPAGALP
- a CDS encoding 4'-phosphopantetheinyl transferase family protein; this encodes MESHYGSFLQLLPVSTAVLEDSIAKLGETVAGAEAALVLRATEKRRREFAAGRLLAHRALAALDPGHGSIGADGDGVPAWPPATTGCITHGAGRVAVAVASRGDVRGIGIDMEAVGRFHRGLEPLVLSGRERGQVEAVSHDARQARAAVLFCAKEAWFKCQFPLLRRRLGFADADVAVNWESGRFVIRPPGAVDSRGEVAGCSSVHEGIARAAIVLATGPATEALLQAWRLPGAA
- a CDS encoding winged helix-turn-helix domain-containing protein — translated: MRLLLVEADTQLATAAQEYLRRSGLAVDQVCSGRQMIDAVEDHCYEAVVLSTNLPGDDPVALLARLRRQSRRLAVLVTIAMSSWCEPLELLELGADDYLRRPYTLRDLAARITATTRRLPPHEPDDGATSFAGIKLSPLTHAVTVDGKPVALTRREYSILELFIRRKNQVLTRSQIEESVYGWNEEVASNTVEVYIHGLRRKLGTPLIHTIRGVGYQLASEAQPIMMSRRSPAEGSSEPA
- the gspG gene encoding type II secretion system major pseudopilin GspG; translation: MDLRAAPRSRGFTLLELLVVIVIIGLLAGLVAPRYFDQVSKSNTKIAKAQIDSLGKALDQYRLDVGAYPTTEMGLAALNTKPPNLEKWAGPYLKKAVPPDPWGNAYVYKAPGDHGDYDLSSLGSDGQPGGTGEAQDVTSWGP